AGTACCTAAAGATCGATTTACTCGAATTAAAATTAATGGGTTACCACAAACATACGAAGTAGGTAAACCTAAAGGGAAAGACTACTCCTCTCCTATTGCAGCATTGTTTCAACCAGTAGATTTTTTATATAATCTTTTTGGAAAAAATCCTAAACAGTTAAAAAAATTACAAAAGCTTAAAGGTGAAGATGATTTACGTAAAATGTTAGCAGGTAAGTTTGATAGAGAGGTAATGATGGAGTACCTACAAATGGACAGACAAGAGCTTACAGATTTATTAACAGATTGTAATTATTCTGAATATTTTATTAAAAAAGCTTCTGATTTACAAATGATTGAAGCTGTTTTAGATTGTTACGAAAATTACAAAGCACTTAAGAAAGGTAAGATTGAACGAAACAAAATACCAGTAAAAAATTAAGTATTTCAGATTACCAATTTCTAATAAAATTGGATTCAAGTTATAGTAATGACAATATTTTTAAAACCTTGAGGAAAATCCCTCAAGGTTTTTTTATATTAAAAAAGGGTCGTAAGCAATGCTTATGACCCAAATCAACTATTAAAAACTAACTAACTAACTAACTAACTAACTAACTAACTAACTAACTAACTAACTAACTAACTAACTAAAATATGGTTGTAATGTATTTGTAGTTATACTTTCTTCTAGAGTTCCAAGTCATCCTTTTAGATTGAATTGTTCCTGTAGTATTTTCTTTTTTCTCTTCGTTATTTATGTTTATACTTTTTATCATTTTTATTTTTAATTACATCTATATGACGACAAGAAGATTCATTAGTTACAATCAAAAATGAGTTTAACAGAACTTTAAGAAACCTAAAAATGGTCATAAAAAAAATCCAGCAGAAGCTGGATTTTAATTAAAAATAATCATTCCCATAAAAACAGGAATCTATTGTAAGGTTTAGTTCTTATTGGTTTCCTAAAATAATAGGCATTCCAGATTTACCAGAACCAATAACTATTACTTTACTGTTTGGAGATTCAGACAATTTAATCGTTGCCTCAATACCTTTATCTTGTAAAATTTTATCAGTTAAAGATGCGCTTAAAATTTTATTTGCATCTGCTTTACCTTGTGCTTCAATAATTTGTTTTTGAGCTTCTTTTTGAGCTGTAACTAATCTAAACTCATACTCTAAAGATTCTTGCTCTTGTTTTAATTTACGTTCAATTGCTGTTTTAATTGTAGGAGGTAATGTAACATCTCTCACAAGTACAGAGTTTAATTGAATGTATTGTGGTTCAAGAATTTTTTTTGTTTCTTCAAAAATCTCTGTTTGAATTGCATCTCTTTTAGAAGAATACAATTGTTCTGGTGTATATCTACCAACTACACTTCTAGTCGCAGAACGAATTGCAGGAATAATTACACTTTGTAAATACCCCTCACCTCTTGTTTGATGTAATAATGCAACTGTTTTTGTAGTTGCTTGATATAAAACAGAAGCGTCTAATTGAATTTCTAATCCGTTAGAAGACAATACAGCCATCTTTTTCTCAAATAACTCTTGTTGTCTTACATTGTATTTAAATACCTTATTCCATGGCATTACTAAGTTAAAACCTTCATCTAATGGAGCTTCATCTGTTACAACTCCTCCCATTAATTTATATAAAACACCTCTTTCTCCAGAACCAATAGTTACTGCAGATTTAGAAACTATTATAATTGCAATTACTGCTATTATTATAAAGAAAATCCCTCCTTTAGGGAATTTAATATCTAATTGTTGATTACTCATAAATTTTTATTTTTAAATTCTTTCAAATTTACAATATAACTTTATCAAACACAATCAATATAACCACAATCTTCATTTGATTTTTCTAACTCTAATGTTACATGTTCTAAGTAAAAATCATCATGTAAAAGCTTTCTAACACTTCTTTTAAGGTTTTCTCCCTTTTTCCAAGACAAAGTATCATCAACAATTAAATGCATTGTTAAAACGTTGTATTCTCCATCCATTGTCCATAAATGACAATCATGTATGTTTTTAACTTCATCAAATTTTAAAACTTGTGCTCTAACTTCATCTGAAGAAATCTGAATAGGTGTTCCTTGTAGAATTATTCTGATACTTTCTTTTCCGTTTTTAAAAACGTTCATTAAAATATACAAAGCAATTAATAAAGATAAAATTGGATCTAAAATTGGCACATTCCAGAATTGCATAACAATACTTGCAATTAATACTGCAACCCAACCTAAAACGTCTTCTAACATGTGTAAAGAAACCACTCGTTCATTAATTGAAGTTCCTTTTTGTAATTTTAAAACTGCAGCACCATTTACTATAATACCTAAAATAGCAAACCACATCATTCCTTTTGCATCTGCATGTTCTGGATTTATAATTCTTGGAATTGATTCTATAATTATAAAAATAGATCCTACTAGTAAAATTACAGAATTGATAATAGCTCCTAAAAGTGAAAATCTTTTAAAGCCATAAGAATACGTTTTTGTTGGCTTTTTGTCGGATATATTTTGAAAATACCAAGCCATTCCTAAGCTAATACTATCTCCTAAATCATGAATAGCATCTGATGTAATTGCTAAACTATTCGTATAAACCCCTCCAATAAACTCTATAATCGTGAAGAATAAGTTCAGAAAAAAAGCAACTTTTATATTTTCTGTTGATGAATGATCATGTGAATGATTATGTGCCATTATATATTTTTCTTAATAGACCAATTACTACGTATAAAGGTGCAAATAATTGGTCTATTTTAGACTATAATTTTATTAAAATCCCGGTATTAAAAATAAACCCATCTGTTGGTGCCCAAATATCTGTAAATGTTGGGTTGTTGTGAGGTTCTTCAAACATAGATTGATAATTTTGTTGTTTTGTATCCGTAAAATTTTCGAAATTTGCATAGAGACTAATTTTATCAAATGTTTTCATTACCATAAAACCCATTGTCCAAAAATGAGGCGTTTCTGTAAAGTCATTTCTTAATTGAGAGCTTTTATAATAGGCTTCATACCCAATTCTCCAAGAATCTTCAACTTCATACATTAAAACACCACCAAAACTATGTCTTGGTGTTAACGCTTTCTGATTTTTATTCATTTTAACATCATTAAAAGCATAATTTGTAAACAAAACGAAATCATTATATTTCAATTTTAGATTCGTTTCAAAACCAATGCTATTCAAGCTCTCATCAGCATTTATAAATTGATAATTACTTCCTTGCTGTTCTAAAATTAATGAATTCTTTAACTGTGTATAAAAAAACAACTGATTAAAAGAAAGTGCAACATTATCGTTTATAATTTTTGTTTTATAATTTACATCAGCATTAAAACCTAATGATGTTTCGGCTTTAAAATTAGTTGTGTTTATTGGTAATACATTTTTATAGGA
The window above is part of the Polaribacter sp. SA4-12 genome. Proteins encoded here:
- a CDS encoding carboxypeptidase-like regulatory domain-containing protein, which translates into the protein MQRLLFILCLLVSLSTFSQKDTIRINHLKGQIIHAESKKVLSAAHILNLNTVQGTITNDKGFFEIPTRANDTILVSYLGYASIKLKITNDLLKGNELLIALYEKPEEIREVVIKSTNLIGVLEIDVKQVPKDRFTRIKINGLPQTYEVGKPKGKDYSSPIAALFQPVDFLYNLFGKNPKQLKKLQKLKGEDDLRKMLAGKFDREVMMEYLQMDRQELTDLLTDCNYSEYFIKKASDLQMIEAVLDCYENYKALKKGKIERNKIPVKN
- a CDS encoding prohibitin family protein; protein product: MSNQQLDIKFPKGGIFFIIIAVIAIIIVSKSAVTIGSGERGVLYKLMGGVVTDEAPLDEGFNLVMPWNKVFKYNVRQQELFEKKMAVLSSNGLEIQLDASVLYQATTKTVALLHQTRGEGYLQSVIIPAIRSATRSVVGRYTPEQLYSSKRDAIQTEIFEETKKILEPQYIQLNSVLVRDVTLPPTIKTAIERKLKQEQESLEYEFRLVTAQKEAQKQIIEAQGKADANKILSASLTDKILQDKGIEATIKLSESPNSKVIVIGSGKSGMPIILGNQ
- a CDS encoding cation diffusion facilitator family transporter, giving the protein MAHNHSHDHSSTENIKVAFFLNLFFTIIEFIGGVYTNSLAITSDAIHDLGDSISLGMAWYFQNISDKKPTKTYSYGFKRFSLLGAIINSVILLVGSIFIIIESIPRIINPEHADAKGMMWFAILGIIVNGAAVLKLQKGTSINERVVSLHMLEDVLGWVAVLIASIVMQFWNVPILDPILSLLIALYILMNVFKNGKESIRIILQGTPIQISSDEVRAQVLKFDEVKNIHDCHLWTMDGEYNVLTMHLIVDDTLSWKKGENLKRSVRKLLHDDFYLEHVTLELEKSNEDCGYIDCV